In Streptomyces dangxiongensis, one DNA window encodes the following:
- a CDS encoding cysteine desulfurase/sulfurtransferase TusA family protein, giving the protein MSYFDAASAAPLHPVARQALLASLDDGWADPARLHREGRRARMLLDAAREAAAEAVGCRADEVVFTASGTRAVHSGTAGALAGRRRVGRHLIVSAVEHSCVLHSADVFEADGGTVTRVGVGRTGAVDPSAFAAALRPDTALACLQSANHEVGTVQPVAEVAEACRAAGVPLLVDAAQSLGWGPVAGDWSLLAASAHKWGGPAGAGLLVVRKGVRFAAQGPVDERESGRAPGFENLPAIVAAVASLRAVRAEAAQEAVRLRELTERIRARVPALVPDVEVVGDPRHRLPGIVTFSCLYVDGEALLHELDRAGFSVSSGSSCTSSTLTPSHVLKAMGVLSEGNVRVSLAPGTAEADVERFFQVLPGAVAGVREKLGAPAPAPATAVRAAELLVDALGRRCPVPVIELARVIGDVPVGGTVRVLSDDEAARLDIPAWCEMRGQEYAGEEPAERGTAYVVRRVN; this is encoded by the coding sequence GTGTCCTACTTCGACGCCGCTTCCGCCGCCCCGCTCCACCCCGTCGCCCGCCAGGCCCTGTTGGCCTCGCTGGACGACGGCTGGGCCGACCCCGCCCGGCTCCACCGGGAGGGACGCAGGGCGCGGATGCTGCTGGACGCCGCGCGGGAGGCGGCTGCCGAGGCCGTGGGGTGCCGGGCGGACGAGGTCGTGTTCACCGCGTCCGGCACCCGGGCCGTGCACAGCGGGACGGCGGGGGCGCTGGCCGGACGGCGCCGGGTCGGACGCCACCTGATCGTGTCCGCGGTCGAACACTCCTGCGTACTCCATTCGGCTGACGTGTTCGAGGCGGACGGGGGCACGGTCACCCGGGTGGGCGTCGGCCGGACGGGAGCCGTCGACCCGTCCGCCTTCGCCGCCGCGCTCCGCCCGGACACCGCGCTGGCCTGCCTCCAGTCGGCCAACCACGAGGTGGGCACCGTACAACCGGTGGCCGAGGTGGCCGAGGCGTGCCGGGCGGCCGGGGTGCCCCTGCTGGTGGACGCGGCACAGTCGCTGGGCTGGGGGCCGGTCGCGGGCGACTGGTCGCTGCTGGCGGCCAGCGCGCACAAGTGGGGCGGGCCGGCGGGGGCCGGGCTGCTCGTCGTGCGCAAGGGCGTGCGGTTCGCCGCCCAGGGGCCGGTGGACGAGCGGGAGTCGGGCCGGGCGCCCGGCTTCGAGAACCTCCCGGCGATCGTGGCGGCCGTGGCCTCGCTGCGCGCGGTACGGGCCGAGGCGGCCCAGGAGGCCGTACGGCTGAGGGAGCTGACGGAGCGGATCCGGGCGCGGGTGCCGGCGCTGGTGCCGGACGTGGAGGTGGTCGGCGACCCCCGGCACCGGCTCCCCGGGATCGTCACCTTCTCCTGCCTCTACGTCGACGGTGAGGCGCTGCTGCACGAGCTGGACCGGGCGGGCTTCTCGGTCTCCTCCGGCTCCTCCTGCACGAGCAGCACGCTGACCCCCAGCCATGTGCTGAAGGCGATGGGAGTGCTGAGCGAGGGAAATGTCCGGGTGTCCCTGGCGCCGGGCACCGCCGAGGCCGACGTGGAGCGCTTTTTCCAGGTGCTGCCGGGAGCGGTGGCCGGGGTACGGGAGAAGCTGGGTGCGCCGGCACCGGCGCCGGCGACGGCCGTCCGGGCGGCGGAACTCCTCGTCGACGCGCTCGGCAGACGGTGCCCCGTGCCGGTCATCGAGCTGGCCAGGGTGATCGGGGACGTGCCGGTGGGCGGCACCGTGCGGGTGCTGTCCGACGACGAGGCGGCCCGGCTGGACATCCCGGCGTGGTGCGAGATGCGCGGGCAGGAGTACGCCGGTGAGGAACCGGCGGAACGGGGCACGGCGTACGTGGTCCGCCGGGTGAACTGA
- a CDS encoding carbohydrate kinase family protein translates to MRIAVTGSIATDHLMTFPGRFADQFVADQLHTVSLSFLVDNLDVRRGGVGANIAFGMGQLGTRPILVGAAGFDFDEYRAWLDRHGVDTESVRISETLHTARFVCTTDADHNQIGSFYTGAMSEARLIELKTVADRVNGLDLVLIGADDPEGMLRHTEECRSRGIPFAADFSQQIARMGGEEIRILLDGATYLFSNEYEKGLIESKTGWTGDEILAKVGHRVTTLGSRGVRIERVGEDPIEVGCPDEERKADPTGVGDAFRAGFLSGLAWGVSLERAAQVGCMLATLVIETVGTQEYRLRRASFMERFTKAYGESAAEEVQGHLR, encoded by the coding sequence GTGCGCATCGCAGTCACCGGCTCCATCGCCACTGACCACCTCATGACCTTCCCCGGCCGCTTCGCGGACCAGTTCGTCGCGGACCAGCTGCACACGGTTTCCCTCTCCTTCCTTGTCGACAACCTCGACGTACGCCGGGGCGGCGTGGGCGCCAACATCGCCTTCGGCATGGGCCAGCTCGGCACCCGGCCCATCCTGGTCGGAGCCGCCGGCTTCGACTTCGACGAATACCGCGCCTGGCTCGACCGGCACGGCGTGGACACCGAATCCGTCCGCATCTCCGAGACCCTGCACACCGCCCGCTTCGTGTGCACCACGGACGCCGACCACAACCAGATCGGCTCGTTCTACACCGGTGCGATGAGCGAGGCCCGCCTCATCGAACTCAAGACCGTCGCGGACCGGGTGAACGGCCTGGACCTGGTCCTCATCGGCGCCGACGACCCCGAGGGGATGCTCCGCCACACCGAGGAGTGCCGTTCCCGGGGCATCCCGTTCGCCGCCGACTTCTCCCAGCAGATCGCCCGCATGGGGGGCGAGGAGATCCGGATCCTGCTGGACGGCGCCACCTACCTCTTCTCCAACGAGTACGAGAAGGGCCTCATCGAGTCCAAGACCGGCTGGACCGGCGACGAGATCCTGGCCAAGGTCGGCCACCGCGTCACCACGCTCGGCTCACGCGGCGTGCGCATCGAGCGGGTCGGCGAGGACCCGATCGAGGTCGGCTGCCCGGACGAGGAGCGCAAGGCCGACCCCACGGGTGTCGGCGACGCCTTCCGCGCGGGCTTCCTCTCCGGGCTGGCCTGGGGGGTCTCCCTGGAGCGGGCGGCGCAGGTCGGCTGCATGCTGGCGACCCTCGTCATCGAGACGGTCGGCACGCAGGAGTACCGGCTGCGTCGGGCGTCCTTCATGGAGCGGTTCACCAAGGCGTACGGGGAGTCGGCCGCCGAAGAGGTGCAGGGCCACCTGCGCTGA
- the ctaD gene encoding aa3-type cytochrome oxidase subunit I gives MSILNESQGAAAAGSHYEDELPVRRQRRGEVVVKWLTTTDHKTIGTLYLATSFAFFLIGGVMALLMRAELARPGLQFMSNEQFNQAFTMHGTVMLLMFATPLFAGFANWIMPLQIGAPDVAFPRLNMFAYWLYLFGSLVAVAGFLTPQGAADFGWFAYSPLSNAVRSPGLGADMWIMGLAFSGFGTILGSVNFITTIICMRAPGMTMFRMPIFVWNVLLTGVLVLLAFPVLAAALFALEADRKFGAHVFDAANGGALLWQHLFWFFGHPEVYIIALPFFGIISEVIPVFSRKPMFGYMGLIAATIAIAGLSVTVWAHHMYVTGGVLLPFFSFMTFLIAVPTGVKFFNWIGTMWKGSLSFETPMLWATGFLITFTFGGLTGVILASPPMDFHVSDSYFVVAHFHYVVFGTVVFAMFSGFHFWWPKWTGKMLDERLGKITFWTLFIGFHGTFLVQHWLGAEGMPRRYADYLAADGFTALNTVSTISSFLLGLSILPFLYNVWKTAKYGKPVGVDDPWGYGRSLEWATSCPPPRHNFVTLPRIRSESPAFDLHHPEIAALEQLEHAGHGTSAVTGSKEAGK, from the coding sequence GTGAGCATCCTCAACGAATCCCAGGGTGCCGCGGCAGCAGGGTCCCACTATGAGGACGAGCTGCCGGTCCGGCGCCAGCGCCGCGGCGAAGTCGTCGTCAAGTGGCTCACGACCACCGATCACAAGACGATCGGCACGCTGTATCTGGCGACGTCGTTCGCGTTTTTCCTGATCGGTGGCGTGATGGCGCTGCTGATGCGCGCCGAGCTGGCCCGGCCGGGCCTGCAGTTCATGTCGAACGAGCAGTTCAACCAGGCGTTCACGATGCACGGCACCGTGATGCTGCTGATGTTCGCCACCCCGCTGTTCGCCGGTTTCGCGAACTGGATCATGCCGCTCCAGATCGGCGCGCCCGACGTGGCGTTCCCGCGGCTGAACATGTTCGCCTACTGGCTGTACCTGTTCGGCTCGCTCGTCGCGGTCGCCGGTTTCCTCACCCCGCAGGGTGCGGCCGACTTCGGCTGGTTCGCCTACTCCCCGCTGTCGAACGCGGTGCGTTCGCCGGGCCTGGGCGCCGACATGTGGATCATGGGTCTGGCCTTCTCCGGCTTCGGCACCATCCTCGGTTCGGTCAACTTCATCACCACGATCATCTGCATGCGCGCGCCGGGCATGACCATGTTCCGCATGCCGATCTTCGTGTGGAACGTGCTGCTGACCGGTGTCCTGGTCCTGCTGGCCTTCCCGGTGCTGGCCGCCGCCCTGTTCGCCCTGGAGGCGGACCGCAAGTTCGGTGCCCACGTCTTCGACGCCGCGAACGGCGGAGCGCTGCTGTGGCAACACCTCTTCTGGTTCTTCGGCCATCCAGAGGTGTACATCATCGCGCTACCGTTCTTCGGGATCATCTCCGAAGTGATCCCGGTGTTCAGCCGCAAGCCGATGTTCGGCTACATGGGGCTGATCGCCGCGACCATCGCGATCGCCGGCCTGTCCGTGACCGTGTGGGCCCACCACATGTACGTCACCGGCGGTGTGCTGCTGCCGTTCTTCTCCTTCATGACCTTCCTGATCGCCGTCCCGACCGGTGTGAAGTTCTTCAACTGGATCGGCACGATGTGGAAGGGCTCGCTGTCCTTCGAGACGCCGATGCTCTGGGCCACCGGCTTCCTGATCACCTTCACGTTCGGTGGTCTGACCGGTGTCATCCTGGCCTCGCCGCCGATGGACTTCCACGTCTCCGACTCGTACTTCGTGGTGGCGCACTTCCACTACGTCGTGTTCGGCACGGTCGTCTTCGCCATGTTCTCCGGCTTCCACTTCTGGTGGCCGAAGTGGACCGGCAAGATGCTGGACGAGCGCCTCGGCAAGATCACTTTCTGGACGCTGTTCATCGGCTTCCACGGCACCTTCCTGGTCCAGCACTGGCTGGGCGCCGAGGGCATGCCGCGCCGGTACGCCGACTATCTGGCGGCCGACGGGTTCACCGCCCTGAACACGGTCTCGACGATCAGCTCGTTCCTGCTGGGCCTGTCGATCCTGCCGTTCCTCTACAACGTGTGGAAGACGGCCAAGTACGGCAAGCCGGTCGGCGTGGACGACCCGTGGGGCTACGGCCGCTCGCTGGAGTGGGCGACCTCCTGCCCGCCGCCGCGGCACAACTTCGTCACCCTGCCGCGGATCCGCAGCGAATCCCCGGCGTTCGACCTGCACCACCCCGAGATCGCCGCCCTCGAGCAGCTTGAGCACGCCGGCCACGGCACCAGCGCTGTCACGGGCAGCAAGGAGGCCGGCAAGTGA
- the erpA gene encoding iron-sulfur cluster insertion protein ErpA, with product MSVSDETTTVTDGIILTDAAAAKVKALLDQEGRDDLALRVAVQPGGCSGLRYQLFFDERSLDGDVEKDFDGVKVVTDRMSAPYLGGATVDFVDTIEKQGFTIDNPNATGSCACGDSFS from the coding sequence ATGTCCGTATCGGACGAGACCACCACCGTCACCGACGGCATCATCCTGACCGACGCCGCCGCGGCCAAGGTGAAGGCCCTGCTCGACCAGGAAGGCCGTGACGACCTCGCGCTGCGCGTCGCCGTCCAGCCCGGCGGCTGCTCCGGCCTGCGCTACCAGCTCTTCTTCGACGAGCGCTCGCTCGACGGCGACGTGGAGAAGGACTTCGACGGGGTCAAGGTCGTCACCGACCGCATGAGCGCTCCGTACCTGGGCGGCGCGACCGTCGACTTCGTGGACACCATCGAGAAGCAGGGCTTCACGATCGACAACCCGAACGCGACCGGCTCCTGCGCCTGCGGCGACTCCTTCAGCTGA
- the ctaC gene encoding aa3-type cytochrome oxidase subunit II, whose product MSPNGSDRSPRRPMRRKLLQALTAGLVLATATGCTYKDFPRLGMPTPTTEEAPRILSLWQGSWAAALAVGVLVWGLILWSAFFHRRSRTKIEVPPQTRYNMPIEALYTVVPIIIISVLFYFTARDESKLLDMSKKPDVTVNVVGYQWSWGFNYIADVPGSTGDARTDANLAGVPDRYKKYFPANAGGVYDAGTPGTRNPQNGNPGPTLWLPKGKTVRFVLTSRDVIHSFWVLPFLMKQDVIPGHPNAFQVTPNKEGTFRGKCAELCGVDHSRMLFNVKVVSPERYEQHLKDLVKKGQTGYIPAGIEQTTHEKNRESNIL is encoded by the coding sequence GTGAGTCCCAACGGCTCCGACCGCTCGCCGCGGCGCCCGATGCGGCGGAAGCTGCTGCAGGCACTGACCGCGGGCCTGGTCCTGGCGACCGCAACCGGTTGCACATACAAGGACTTCCCCCGCCTTGGCATGCCCACCCCGACCACGGAAGAGGCTCCGCGGATCCTCTCCCTGTGGCAGGGCTCCTGGGCCGCCGCGCTCGCCGTCGGCGTGCTGGTGTGGGGCCTGATCCTGTGGAGTGCTTTCTTCCACCGGCGCAGCCGCACGAAGATCGAAGTACCTCCGCAGACGCGGTACAACATGCCGATCGAGGCCCTCTACACAGTGGTCCCGATCATCATCATCTCGGTGCTCTTCTACTTCACGGCCCGGGACGAGTCCAAGCTCCTCGACATGTCGAAGAAGCCCGACGTCACGGTCAACGTGGTCGGCTACCAGTGGAGCTGGGGCTTCAACTACATCGCGGACGTCCCCGGTTCCACCGGTGACGCGCGGACCGACGCCAACCTGGCCGGTGTCCCGGACCGGTACAAGAAGTACTTCCCGGCGAACGCCGGCGGTGTCTACGACGCCGGTACGCCCGGTACGCGGAACCCGCAGAACGGCAACCCCGGCCCGACGCTGTGGCTGCCCAAGGGCAAGACGGTCCGCTTCGTCCTGACCTCGCGTGACGTCATCCACTCGTTCTGGGTGCTGCCGTTCCTGATGAAGCAGGACGTCATTCCGGGCCACCCCAACGCCTTCCAGGTGACTCCCAACAAGGAGGGCACCTTCCGGGGCAAGTGCGCCGAGCTGTGCGGCGTGGACCACTCCCGCATGCTGTTCAACGTGAAGGTCGTCTCGCCGGAGCGTTACGAGCAGCACCTCAAGGACCTCGTCAAGAAGGGGCAGACCGGTTACATTCCCGCGGGCATCGAGCAGACGACCCACGAGAAGAACCGGGAGTCGAACATCCTGTGA